The Pseudalkalibacillus berkeleyi genome contains the following window.
ATCCTTTTCTCGGAAAATTCTATGATGATATTGAGGAATGGAGCTTTCAAACCGAAATGTTCTTTCTTTGCAATCGTTTCAAGCAGCTAGAAGATATCGATCGATTATTCTTAGAACATAAATCCCCCGTTGTTTCGGACTATCATATTTTCAAGAACCGAATCTTTGCTATGCGAACATTGAAAGACGTTCATTTTCAAAAGTATATGCAAATCTTCGAAATTCTCACAAAGGACATGCCCTCTCCTAACATGGTGATTTACATGAAAGCGAGTTTGGATACATTGTTGAATCGTATTTCGCTAAGAGGAAGAGACATCGAAAAGAATATTGACCCGAGTTATTTAGAGCAACTATCTAAAGACTATGACCTATTCATGTATCAATTTCAAAAGCATCATCCAGAAATTCCAGTGATGACAATTGATGGAGATCACATTGATTTTGTACAAAACCCAGACCAATTAGAGGAAATCTTAAGAACAGTCCAAGAGACTTTTCACAAAAAGGAAGTGAAGCAATGAGCATCCATGAGAAATACAACATTCCAAAAAACGCTGTCATAACGGTTGCCGGAACAGTAGGTGTCGGTAAATCCACAATGACAAAGGCGATTGCTAATAAGCTCTCATTCGAAACCTCAATGGAAAAAGTCGATACAAATCCTTACTTGGACAAGTTCTATCATGATTTCGAACGTTGGAGCTTTCATTTACAAATCTATTTCCTTGCAGAACGTTTTAAAGAACAAAAGCGTATGTTTGAGCAAGGTGGAGGGTTTGTACAAGATCGATCCATTTATGAAGATACAGGCATTTTTGCGAAAATGCATTATGATAAAGGGACGATGACAAATATTGACTATGAAACCTATACAAGTCTTTTCGAGGCGATGGTCATGACACCGTTCTTCCCTCATCCAGATGTATTAATTTACATTGAAGGAAGTCTGCAGGACATCATTGACCGTATTCAAGTTCGTGGACGTCCGATGGAACAGCAAACGCCTACTGCCTATTGGAAAGAAATGCACGGCCGCTATGAAAATTGGATTAACAACTTTACAACATGTCCAGTACTCAAGATCAACATTAATGATTACGACTTGATTCAAAATCCCGAATCAGTGGAACCAATTTTGAAAAAGATTGGTGAAACGATCAACGGTAATCGAAACCTACAGCACGTGTAAGAAAAACATAAATGCAAAAGTGGCTGTCTAAAAAGCCCCAAATTTAAACAAGAACAAGTATTGTCTTCCTTCTACTTGTTCTTGTTTTCTAATGAAATGATTTAGTCAAAAATGAGTTGCTTTCAGGACAGCCCTTTTTTATTATATACTTTTCTCTAGCAGAACCTCTTGTAGTCCCCACTTCTCTTTAAGTCGATCCATTTCTCCGGATAAATGCATTTCTTCATGCCAAAGCGCAATCCAATTTTGATAATCAAGATCTCCTCTATGGACCATATAAACTTTCTCACTTTTTGCGAACTTTTCATTCACATATCCAGGATACAATCGATGGTCCAGATTGGAATGATAAACCGCTTCAATATGGTCTGTAATCATCACATCAACTTCTCCAGTAGCAACCATTTCGGGGATTGATAAATTTTGATCCACTACGATGACATTCGCATGCTTGATGTTCTTTCGGACAAAACGTTCATTCGTACCCCCAGGATTTAGACCAATACGAACGGAAGGTTGATCAATATCTGATACGCATTGATATTTAAGCTTGTCCTCACGGCGTACTAACGGTGCTTTGCAGTCTCTGAAATAAGGTTGGGTCAGATGCGCGATTTTCTGCCGTTCAAGATTTCGACTTACCCCACCCATTGCAATATCAAAACGATCCGACGTGAGATCATCCATTAAACTCGACCATGTCGTTTGGACAAACTGTACTTTTACCCCAAGTTGATCTGCTAATAAATGGGCAACATCTATATCAAAGCCTTCGAACTGACTGGTATGCGGATTTAAATACGTAAATGGCTTGTAATCACCCGACGTTCCAACACGTATGATGCCTTTATCGAGAATTTCATCCAACCGTGAAGTGATCAACGATCCTGAGTCTGTCACAAGTGAAGGGGTGTTAAAAAAAGCCTCACTCCCTAATTGTCGAATATTCATGGTTTCACGTTCAGAAAGATTTCTTTTCATATTCTTCCCCTCCTAATGACGATGTTTATGGTTAAGCTTTGTACGTTTCGTATTGATGTTGCTCAATGATTTTCTTGGCTTTCTCACGGTCTTCGTCAGTTCGAAAACTAATTCTTAGAACTCCGTAGACATCCTCGCGTGCTTCAATGATCCGTATATTCGTAATGCTTATGTTTCCTTCAGCAAGTATCGTTGTGATGTGTGAGATTACCCCAGCTTGGTCTAACACGTCAACATATAAATCGTAGAATGAACGAATCGCACCTTTTGATCCTTCTGGCATCGCATCACGGTATTGTTTCGCTCCTGAAAAATAATCGTAGATACGATCTCGATCCCCTTTTGCGACAAGGTCTCTCACTTCATTCATCTCAATCATCCACTCATCCATCAGATAGAGAATATTTTCTTGATTATGTTGAATGATATCCCGCCACATTGACGGACTACTTGAAGCAATGCGTGTAATATCTTTAAATCCACCTGCAGCTAAGCGGTGAATCAAGTCATTTTTCTCTGCTTGGTCTTGGACTTGTCGAACAAGACTTGCCGCCATTACATGCGGAAAATGACTAATTACACCCGTAACGAGATCATGCTCATCCGCTTCCATCATCTGAAAATTTGCTTTCGTTCCCTTTAACCAGCCTTTCAGTTCAACTACTTTTTCATTTGGCGTCTTTGGTAGTAAAGTGAATATATAAAAGGCATTTTCAAATAAATGACCCTTAGCACTACCGACACCTGATTTATGTGAGCCTGCCATCGGATGACCGCCGATAAAAGTAACCCCTTTTTGCTGTAAAGGTTCTGCTTTTTTTAAGATATTGCCTTTCGTACTTCCAACGTCTGTTATGATGACATTCGGCTTCAATGTAAAGCTATTTAAGGCTTCTATTAATCGCAGTGTCTCCTCTACAGGTGTAGCAAATACGATTAAATCTGCCTGTTCCGCTTCTTCACGTAAATGGATAGAATAATCATCAATCACTTGTAGTGTTTTTGCTAACTTGCACTCTTCCTCATTCAAGTCATATCCGATGATTGTGGCATCATGTTCTTTTTTGATCGCTAATGCAAGGGATCCGCCGATTAAACCAACCCCTATGAGTAACACACGTCTGTTCACAGCCTCGTTCTCCTTATGAAGACAATTTAATGGTTCGATGATCAACCAAAATTTCTTTTAATAAAGCAATAACTTGTTCATTTTCTTCATATTTTCCAACTGTTATTCGAATGCCATCTTTAATTGGTCTGACAATATATCCTCTCTGTATGAGATATTGGAACACTTCATCAAGATCTTGCTCTGGTTCAATATAAATAAAATTTCCTTGAGAAGGATAATATGGGATTTGGTATGCATTACAAAACGTATAAAATTGCTTTAAACCCTCTTGGTTACGGTTCTTGCTTTCTTCAATAAATGCTTGATCATCCAGTGCTGCACGAGCAGCAACTTGGGCGAACTGTGAAGTATTGAATGGAAGTCTACTAATGTTGAACTGACTGATCAGTGTTGTATCGCCAATCGCATAACCGATGCGAAAACCTGCAAGCCCATACCCTTTTGAAAAAGTCCGTAACACGAGTAAGTTATTATATTCGTTGACTAGTTTCATTGCGTCTGGATAATCTTCAGCTGTTACGTATTCGAAATACGCTTCATCTAAGACGACAAGCGTTTCATCTGGAACAGATTCTAATAATCCTCTTATCTCCGTTTCTGTCACATACGTTCCTGTCGGATTATTCGGATTACAGATCCAAACGATGCTCGTCTTTTCGTCAACTTCATTTTGCATACTGAGAAGATCATGTCGACCGTCTTTTAAAGGCACCGCTCTAATTTCACTCTTTTCAATGACTGCATGATGACGGAACTGTGGAAATGTAAAAGACGCCATAACAACATTCGATTCCGGTGTCAGTAGTGATCGACTAATAATCTGGATCATTTCATCTAAACCACTACTAAATAGCAATTGTTGTTCTTCAATGTTCAGTTGTTTTGCAAGCTTCTCTCTCAAGTCTTCTGCTCTACTATCTGGATAATGTGCAAAATGTGAGATTGAACGTAATGCTTCTGAAATCTGTTCTGAACAACCGAATGGGTTCTCGTTTGACGCCAAGTTCACAATTTCAGTAAGACCGAGTTCCTTTTTCACATTGTCAATGGACTTTCCAGGATCATACGCCTGTAGAGATAGCAGCTGCTCTTTCACTTTCATTTGATCTCCTCCAATGCTCGTATTTTCTAAAAGTCTCTCGCGGATTCACGATGCCTTCTTACATTTTCTTTAATGACATTCATTTGATCATTTCCAAACTGGTTGACGATCGCACTAGCAAGTTCCCATGCAACAACTGCTTCTGCTACAACACTCGCAGCCGGTACAGCACAGCTATCCGATCGTTCTATACTTGCTTTAAAGGGTTCCTTCGAATCTATGTCTACACTTTGTAGTGGTTTGTATAAGGTCGGGATTGGTTTCATTACGCCGCGAACAACGACAGGCATTCCTGTTGTCATTCCGCCTTCAAAACCACCTGCATTGTTTGTTCGGCGTGTATAACCATCTTGTTCGTTCCATAATATTTCATCATGGACTTCACTTCCTGGACGATGGGCGGCTTCAAAACCAACGCCAATTTCCGCACCTTTGAATGCATTGATGCTCATAATGGCACCGGCTAACTTTGCATCAAGTTTGTTGTCATACTGTGTGTAACTGCCAACTCCTACGGGCATTCCTTCAACAATTACTTCTACGATTCCACCGATTGAATCTCCCTGTTCTTTAGCATCATCAATGGCTTTCATCATTTTCTTTTCGGCTTCAGAATCTAAGCAACGTACTGGGGAATCCTCTGCTTTCTGTCGTAAAGTTTCTAATGACTCACTATGTGTGGTGTTCGCTTTCACACCACCAATCTCAATTACATGTCCTGCAACTTGGATGCCTAGTTCGCTAAGAATTTGTTTCGCAACTGCGCCTGCTGCTACTCTAACCGTTGTCTCTCTCGCCGAAGAACGTTCAAGTACGTTCCGCATATCCCGGTGTCCGTATTTAATTGCACCATTCAAATCTGCATGTCCCGGGCGAGGTCTTGTGATTTGACGCTTTACCTCTTCATCATCCGCAATCGGTTCAGCTCCCATTATTTTTCTCCAATGTTGGAAGTCACGATTTTCAACCGTCAATGTAATCGGTGATCCTAATGTCGATCCATGACGGACACCACTTAATATATTTACCTGATCTTTCTCAATCTGCATTCTTCGTCCTCTGCCATAGCCTTTTTGTCTACGAGCAAGCTCACCATTAATATGACTAGCTGCTAGTGTTAAACCAGCAGGAACACCTTCAATAATTGTTGTTAGTTGGGGACCGTGTGACTCCCCTGCCGTCAAGTACCTCATCCAAATCCTCCTCGCATGAAATTAAGAAACCATTTCTATAAATAGAGCTCTGTTAAAATGAGTTGTTAATATTCGCTATTGGGTACTCGCTTTCCGCGGACGGTTCGGGAGCCTCACTTCCACAGGATGTGGTGGATCTTAGTCGAAGATCCTTATTAAGTGTGAAGAGTCTCCCCTGAACCGCTTTTTCCGCAGGAGTCTCCTACCCCATCGCTACATTCAACTTTTAAAGGGCTCCTTTAACAAAAACATAAATAAAAAACGCCCCTGCTATGATTAGCAGGGACGATATTTAATCGCGGTACCACCCTCGTTACGGAAATGTATCCGTCTCTCATTTCATTAACGGTATCGCACCGTCTTTCTCAGATTTACCAAGAAAGAAGCTCGAGGGTGAACTTCATGTCATTCTTTGTACTGATTTACACCAACCATCAGCTCTCTTTAACAGTGAGATTGACATTACTTTGTCCTGTCATTGCATATAATTATTTTATTAATATCAATTTTTAACACGGTCAATTGATTTTGTAAAGCACCAATATTTTATTTTTTATTGTTGAATACGCTTACATCTTTGTTCTGAATGCTTTTGCGGTTTAAAGCGAAAAATTTTCTGTGAATTAACCTGTTGACATATATAGGTTCGTTGCTTTAAAGTCTTAAACAATCTTAAAAATGATTTTTATAAAGGAGTGGAGTAATCGTGTCTAATGAATTAGATGTTTTGCGCGGAGAAATAGAAAAAGTGAACATGCAGATCTTAGATCTACTTAACCAGCGAGGATCAATCGTGCAACAAATAGGTAAGGTAAAAGAAACGCAGGGCGTGAAACGTTTCGATCCAGTTCGTGAACGACAACTGCTTGATTTAATAGCAGAAAATAACGAAGGTCCTTTCGAAACCTCCACGCTTCAACATATTTTCAAAACCATCTTCAAGGCAAGCTTAGAATTGCAAAAGGATGATAATCGTAAATCGCTTCTAGTATCAAGAAAACGGAAGCCTGAAAATACTGTCATCAATGTGAAAGGTGAATTGATCGGCGATGGAAATACTCATTTCGTCATGGGACCATGCGCAGTTGAAAGCTATGAGCAAGTTCGTGAAGTTGCGAAATCTATGAAAGAACAAGGATTAACATTACTTCGTGGTGGGGCATTTAAACCAAGGACTTCTCCATATGACTTCCAAGGTCTTGGATTTGAAGGCTTGCAAATTTTACGAAAAGTAGCGGACGAATTCAACCTCGCCGTTGTTAGTGAAATTCTGAATCCAAATGATCTTGAAAAAGCTCTTGATTACGTTGATGTCATTCAAATTGGTGCCCGTAATATGCAAAACTTTGACTTACTGAAAGCTGCAGGATCTGTCAATAAGCCTGTACTGTTGAAACGAGGAATGTCTGCGACCATTGAGGAATTCATGTATGCTGCAGAATACATTATCTCAAGTGGAAACGACCAAGTTATTCTTTGTGAGCGAGGAATCCGTACGTACGAAAAGGCGACACGCAACACGTTAGACATTTCAGCTGTGCCTATTTTGAAAAAGGAAACGCATCTTCCTGTTATGGTAGATGTCACTCATTCAACTGGACGAAAAGATCTCCTAGTGCCTACTGCTCAAGCTGCAATTGCAATTGGTACAGATGGGATTATGGCTGAAGTACATCCTGATCCAGCAGTCGCACTATCTGATTCAGCACAACAAATGGATATTGAAGAATTCAACGAATTTATGGATAAAGTACGACCAAACCAATTCATCCATTCATAAATCAATCATATAAAAAGGAGTGACCGTGTAAGGCTTTAATGCCTTTATGGTCACTCCTTTTTTGTACGTTTAGAAAGTATAAGGTCAACTAGGCAGCCTTCGCCACAAGCTTGGGCTTGCCAAGTTTTCTTTACGTACAAAAAAATTCGTTACTCTCGTAACGAATTTAAAACTCACATACAATCTCCGGTTGTAATATGCGCTGTGATTATAAAAATGGAGGAGGTAGAGGGATTCGAACCCCCGCGGGCGGTTAAGCCCCTGGCGGTTTTCAAGACCGCTCCCTTCAGCCAGACTTGGGTATACCTCCGTACTGACAAAAACCATTATAGCATCGACAAAAACCATTCGTCAACACATAATCGACATTTATTTTTTAAAATCGACATTCCTTAAAAATAGCACTCAAATCATTCCTTTAAAAAGCAAAGGAGAGCTGACAGACTGTCTTGTCAGCTCTCAAATAATCTACATTGAGATTACGCTTTTGTTCCCCATATATGGACGTAACACTTCTGGTATAACAACACTACCGTCTTCCTGTTGGTAGTTTTCTAAAAGCGCAGCAACCGTTCGACCAATCGCAAGTCCAGAACCGTTTAATGTGTGCACATGTTCAGGCTTGGCTTTCGCTTCACGACGGAATCGAATGTTGGCACGACGAGCTTGGAAATCCTCAAAATTACTACAAGAAGAAATTTCACGGTACGTCTCATAGCTTGGAATCCATACTTCAATGTCATATTTCTTCGCAGCCGTGAAACCTAAATCACCAGTACACATGCTCATCACACGATATGGAAGCTTCAAGAGTTGTAACACTTTTTCAGCGTGGCCTGTTAGTGTTTCTAATCGTTCATAAGAATCTTCAGGCTTCACAAAGTGCACAAGCTCGACCTTGTTAAATTGGTGATGACGGATTAATCCTCGAGTATCACGCCCTGCAGACCCAGCTTCTGACCGGAAGCACGCACTGAACGCAACATAAGCCTTCGGAAGATCTTCAAGCTTCAAGATTTCATCACGATGCATATTCGTTACTGGAACCTCAGCAGTCGGAATAAGGAAGTAATCTTCTTCACGAATTTTGAAAGCATCCTCTTCAAATTTAGGAAGCTGACCTGTTCCTGTCATGCTCTCGCGATTTACAAGATACGGTGGTAAAACTTCTGTATATCCGTGCTGATCTTCATGAAGATCCATCATAAAGTTAATCAACGCACGCTCTAGACGAGCTCCTAATCCCTTATAAAACGCGAAACGGCTACCTGTAACCTTTGCCGCTCTTTCGAAGTCCACAATATCGAGGTTAGTCGCAACATCCCAGTGAGGCTTAGGTTCAAAGTCAAACGCACGAATTTCTCCCCATTTTCTAGCTACAACGTTATCCTCTTCGTCTCCGCCTATCGGAGCAGACTCATGAGGAATATTTGGTAACGTCAGCATAACGTTTTGTAGCTTCTCTTCTACTTGTCGAAGTTCCTCATCATAAGCTTTGATCTTCTCTCCAACCTCACGCATTTCAATAATTAAGTGGTCTGCATCTTTCTTTTCTCGTTTAAACTCAGCCACTTGCTTGGACACGCTGTTTCGCTCACTTTTCAACACTTCTGTCTGGTTGATTAACTCACGACGCTTTTCGTCTAACTCTTTAAACTGATCCAAACCAGAAATATCTTCACCACGCGTAGAAAGTTTCTCTTTCACCTCATCAAAATGCTCTCGAACAAATTTCAAATCTAACATATCAATCTCCTCCTTAAATTAATCAGAATTATAGTACGACACGTCCTGTGCGACGTAATTCGACGTTTATCATCAGTTTTCCTAGACGAATTAGATACGAGTATTTCAAGGCACGCCGTTTTTTTAAGACCGGAACGTGTAAGTAATACTTGAGGATCTTAAAAAAAACAAGTAACACTCACTGCCTAATTACGTCACGTCCTGTGACAACGGCAGTACTTGCACGTCCTTTGCGTCGGAAAGACGAAGTAGATCATTCGTCTAAACCTAGGGTGATTAGAAACGAGAAGTACAAGGCACGATGGTTTTAAGGACCGGACACAATGAAATCGGCTAATAGCGTCACGTCCTGAGACAACGCCGATACTAGTACATCCTGTACTTCGGAGGACCGGTAAAACCGAGCAACGCAGTAATTCGACGTTAATAATCAGCCTAGAAATAAAAAACTCTCGCCCCATCGCATAAATATTATACGAAGGGACGAGAGTTAACCCGCGTTGCCACCCTGGTTGTACCATTACAAAACATGATACCACTCTGGTAATGTAACGGTTACTAACCGAAAATACTTACTGGAGCTAGGCTCGTTCAGTATTTTACTCAAGGATGGATTCACAAGGTTCTTACGTCGATTTGCACCAACCATCGACTCTCTAAGGGTAAGAATACTTGTTACTAGTTCCTATCTACATTCGTTCTATGTTTGTGTTAGTAGTAATTTACACTATTTTGAAACGTTATGCAACTCGTTTTTGGTTTCTTCAACCATTTTGACAAAATATCCATGCATTCTATGGTCATCTGTCAATTCTGGATGAAACGCACAGCATAGGAAACGACCTTGCCTAGCTGCTACGATTTTGTCCTGGAACGTTGCCAACACTTCTGTATCTGGACTAACGGATTCAATATATGGTGCTCTTATGAATACACCGATATAGGGATCACCTTCAAGTCCTTTGACATCCAGTGGGATTTCAAAGCTTTCACGTTGACGGCCAAAGCCATTTCGATGAACTTTGATATCCATAACCTCTAAATGTCCGACATCTTGTCCGATAATATCCTTCGCCATCAAGATCAAGCCTGCACAAGTACCAAATACAGGTTTTCCTGATTTCGCAAATTCCTGTAAAGGTCCGAACATTTCATATTTATCGATTAAACGACGCATTGTTGTACTTTCTCCACCAGGGACGACAAGTGCATCAATGTCGTTCAAATCCTCTACACGTTTTACAATTTTAACTTCTGCTCCTGAAGCTTCAAGCGAACGAGCATGTTCGCGGATTGCGCCTTGTAGGGCAAGAATTCCAACTGTGACCATCGTGATGTCTCCTTTGTCTTTTCTTACCATCCGCGATCTTGCATACGCTCAGAAGGTTGTAGAGAAGAAATCTCGACACCTTTCATAGCCGTTCCAAGACCTTTAGACAATTTAGCGATTAATTCATAATCTTGATAATGAGTCGTTGCTTCAACGATCGCACGTGCAAATTTCTCAGGATTTTCAGATTTGAAGATTCCTGATCCAACGAATACACCGTCTGCTCCAAGCTCCATCATTAATGCAGCATCAGCTGGTGATGCTACTCCACCTGCAGCAAAGTTTACGACTGGCAAACGACCTTCTTTTTTGATTTGTAGAAGAATTTCATATGGTGCGCCAAGGTTCTTCGCTTCCGTCATCAATTCGTCTTCACTCATGCCCACAATCTTTTTCACTTGAGATTGGATAAGACGCATGTGACGAACCGCTTCAACAATGTTACCTGTTCCTGGTTCACCTTTCGTACGAAGCATAGAAGCACCTTCACCAATACGGCGTGTCGCTTCTCCAAGATCACGTGCACCACATACAAATGGTACAGTGAAATCACGTTTATTTAAGTGAAACACTTCATCTGCAGGAGTCAATACTTCACTTTCATCGATGTAATCTGCACCAAGTGATTCAAGTATACGTGCTTCAACGATATGTCCGATACGCGCTTTCGCCATAACAGGAATTGAAACTGCTCCAATTACCTCTTCAACGATTGAAGGGTCAGCCATACGAGCGACTCCGCCCGCTGCACGGATATCTGCTGGGACACGTTCTAGTGCCATTACTGCAACCGCACCTGCTTCTTCAGCAATTTTTGCTTGTTCCGCATTTACAACGTCCATGATGACGCCGCCTTTTTGCATTTCTGCCATACCGCGTTTAACGCGATCAGTACCTGTTTGTACCATTTATAAATCCCCCTATCAGTAGGTGTTTTTTTAGTATGATTCTAAATCCTATCCTATTGTATCACTTTTCATAACACATGCCTATCCAGACACAAGCCTCAACTAAAAATACTAATGGTAAATTCTTCTCGTTTTTGAAAAAAGGAACTGAAGCATTTACTGCTCAGTCCCTCCAATATGATATTTGTTAAAATAAGCCTTTAATCGAGTCAACGACGTTCGTCCAAATGTCTCCAAAGAATCCACCAATTCCGCGCATCATGAGCACGAACCAGTTCGCCTTTTCAACATCTGCTTGAGCGACGATCGGAGAGCTCGCTTTCTTACTTGCTTCTTCGGTAATATAACCAAAGTCGTCCTTACCGGAGTACTCAAGCTTCAGCGTTCCGACCTGATCTCCTTTTTTGACTGGTGCAGTCAGTTCACCTTTATCATTAAGAGCTTTCTTGCTCCAAACAGCTTTTGGCTTATATTTATCTTCCTCACCGTTTGCAATTACGACAGAAAGAGCATCTGTAGATTGAACAGCTACCTTCTTCTCTTTACCTTTAATAACAGGTAAAGAAGATTTACCTTTTACTTCATAATCAGCTTTGACGATTTCTTTTTTCGAGAAATTGTTGAAGCCATAATCTAAAAGTTTTCGAGTTTCTTCAAAACGTGCATTATATGAATCAGCTTTCATAACTACTGATATCAATCTCACACCATTGCGTTGAGCCGTACCTGTAAATGAATAACCAGCTAAATCTGTTGATCCAGTCTTTAGTCCGTCTACTCCCTCATACGATAGTCCATAACCTTGAGGGTTATCCGGTATCATCCAGTTCCAGTTAATCATATGGTTTTCGTCAGCAGTACCTTTTCTGAACATTTTATCAGGGATTTTCGCTGTATCAAGGACTTCAGGATAATCCTTCAATAGATGGTACGCTAGTTTTGCAGTATCACGGGCTGACATCATATTCATGTCTTCAGCGCCACCTGCTGGGTGGTTGCCTTTTAAGTCACGGTTATTCAGCCCTGTACTATTTACAAAATTATATTTCTTCAAGCCAAGTTCTTTAGCTTTGTCATTCATCATTTTAACGAAATGCGTTTCAGATCCGGCAATCGTTTCAGCGATCGCCATTGTAGCTCCATTTGCAGAGTAAATAGCAGCAGCTTCGAACAGTTCTTTAATCGTATAATCAGGATCAGCATCTTGTCTCAACCAAACATTGGATAGACTAGAATCCTGAGAAACTTTATGTACACGATCACTAATTTTCACAGGCGTATCCCAATTTATTTTTCCTTTATCGATTGCTTCAAGTACTAAGTATTCCGTCATCATCTTCGTCATACTTGCCGGTGGCAATAGTAAATCAGCATTCTTTTGGAATAAGATCTT
Protein-coding sequences here:
- a CDS encoding transporter substrate-binding domain-containing protein, which encodes MKRNLSERETMNIRQLGSEAFFNTPSLVTDSGSLITSRLDEILDKGIIRVGTSGDYKPFTYLNPHTSQFEGFDIDVAHLLADQLGVKVQFVQTTWSSLMDDLTSDRFDIAMGGVSRNLERQKIAHLTQPYFRDCKAPLVRREDKLKYQCVSDIDQPSVRIGLNPGGTNERFVRKNIKHANVIVVDQNLSIPEMVATGEVDVMITDHIEAVYHSNLDHRLYPGYVNEKFAKSEKVYMVHRGDLDYQNWIALWHEEMHLSGEMDRLKEKWGLQEVLLEKSI
- the hisC gene encoding histidinol-phosphate transaminase; the encoded protein is MKVKEQLLSLQAYDPGKSIDNVKKELGLTEIVNLASNENPFGCSEQISEALRSISHFAHYPDSRAEDLREKLAKQLNIEEQQLLFSSGLDEMIQIISRSLLTPESNVVMASFTFPQFRHHAVIEKSEIRAVPLKDGRHDLLSMQNEVDEKTSIVWICNPNNPTGTYVTETEIRGLLESVPDETLVVLDEAYFEYVTAEDYPDAMKLVNEYNNLLVLRTFSKGYGLAGFRIGYAIGDTTLISQFNISRLPFNTSQFAQVAARAALDDQAFIEESKNRNQEGLKQFYTFCNAYQIPYYPSQGNFIYIEPEQDLDEVFQYLIQRGYIVRPIKDGIRITVGKYEENEQVIALLKEILVDHRTIKLSS
- a CDS encoding deoxynucleoside kinase, with the protein product MSIHEKYNIPKNAVITVAGTVGVGKSTMTKAIANKLSFETSMEKVDTNPYLDKFYHDFERWSFHLQIYFLAERFKEQKRMFEQGGGFVQDRSIYEDTGIFAKMHYDKGTMTNIDYETYTSLFEAMVMTPFFPHPDVLIYIEGSLQDIIDRIQVRGRPMEQQTPTAYWKEMHGRYENWINNFTTCPVLKININDYDLIQNPESVEPILKKIGETINGNRNLQHV
- the aroC gene encoding chorismate synthase, with amino-acid sequence MRYLTAGESHGPQLTTIIEGVPAGLTLAASHINGELARRQKGYGRGRRMQIEKDQVNILSGVRHGSTLGSPITLTVENRDFQHWRKIMGAEPIADDEEVKRQITRPRPGHADLNGAIKYGHRDMRNVLERSSARETTVRVAAGAVAKQILSELGIQVAGHVIEIGGVKANTTHSESLETLRQKAEDSPVRCLDSEAEKKMMKAIDDAKEQGDSIGGIVEVIVEGMPVGVGSYTQYDNKLDAKLAGAIMSINAFKGAEIGVGFEAAHRPGSEVHDEILWNEQDGYTRRTNNAGGFEGGMTTGMPVVVRGVMKPIPTLYKPLQSVDIDSKEPFKASIERSDSCAVPAASVVAEAVVAWELASAIVNQFGNDQMNVIKENVRRHRESARDF
- a CDS encoding bifunctional 3-deoxy-7-phosphoheptulonate synthase/chorismate mutase — encoded protein: MVSNELDVLRGEIEKVNMQILDLLNQRGSIVQQIGKVKETQGVKRFDPVRERQLLDLIAENNEGPFETSTLQHIFKTIFKASLELQKDDNRKSLLVSRKRKPENTVINVKGELIGDGNTHFVMGPCAVESYEQVREVAKSMKEQGLTLLRGGAFKPRTSPYDFQGLGFEGLQILRKVADEFNLAVVSEILNPNDLEKALDYVDVIQIGARNMQNFDLLKAAGSVNKPVLLKRGMSATIEEFMYAAEYIISSGNDQVILCERGIRTYEKATRNTLDISAVPILKKETHLPVMVDVTHSTGRKDLLVPTAQAAIAIGTDGIMAEVHPDPAVALSDSAQQMDIEEFNEFMDKVRPNQFIHS
- a CDS encoding deoxynucleoside kinase gives rise to the protein MDKTPFIAVEGPIGVGKTSLAKAISDRFNYHLLKEIVEENPFLGKFYDDIEEWSFQTEMFFLCNRFKQLEDIDRLFLEHKSPVVSDYHIFKNRIFAMRTLKDVHFQKYMQIFEILTKDMPSPNMVIYMKASLDTLLNRISLRGRDIEKNIDPSYLEQLSKDYDLFMYQFQKHHPEIPVMTIDGDHIDFVQNPDQLEEILRTVQETFHKKEVKQ
- a CDS encoding prephenate dehydrogenase, encoding MNRRVLLIGVGLIGGSLALAIKKEHDATIIGYDLNEEECKLAKTLQVIDDYSIHLREEAEQADLIVFATPVEETLRLIEALNSFTLKPNVIITDVGSTKGNILKKAEPLQQKGVTFIGGHPMAGSHKSGVGSAKGHLFENAFYIFTLLPKTPNEKVVELKGWLKGTKANFQMMEADEHDLVTGVISHFPHVMAASLVRQVQDQAEKNDLIHRLAAGGFKDITRIASSSPSMWRDIIQHNQENILYLMDEWMIEMNEVRDLVAKGDRDRIYDYFSGAKQYRDAMPEGSKGAIRSFYDLYVDVLDQAGVISHITTILAEGNISITNIRIIEAREDVYGVLRISFRTDEDREKAKKIIEQHQYETYKA
- the serS gene encoding serine--tRNA ligase, with the protein product MLDLKFVREHFDEVKEKLSTRGEDISGLDQFKELDEKRRELINQTEVLKSERNSVSKQVAEFKREKKDADHLIIEMREVGEKIKAYDEELRQVEEKLQNVMLTLPNIPHESAPIGGDEEDNVVARKWGEIRAFDFEPKPHWDVATNLDIVDFERAAKVTGSRFAFYKGLGARLERALINFMMDLHEDQHGYTEVLPPYLVNRESMTGTGQLPKFEEDAFKIREEDYFLIPTAEVPVTNMHRDEILKLEDLPKAYVAFSACFRSEAGSAGRDTRGLIRHHQFNKVELVHFVKPEDSYERLETLTGHAEKVLQLLKLPYRVMSMCTGDLGFTAAKKYDIEVWIPSYETYREISSCSNFEDFQARRANIRFRREAKAKPEHVHTLNGSGLAIGRTVAALLENYQQEDGSVVIPEVLRPYMGNKSVISM